In Petrotoga miotherma DSM 10691, one DNA window encodes the following:
- a CDS encoding ribonucleoside triphosphate reductase, producing the protein MDLDSIKDSLLLKPVTIKKRPEGDSRKEYLIKEQKKRSLENYSNAEKMSFDVEKTINEYIKKEDWRTNENSNTTYSYPGLYLHLAGSALANYVLNEIYPSEISQAHSSGALHIHDLSHGIVAYCAGWSLMDLIKKGFGGVEGKINAKPAKHLSALTGQMVNFLGVMQMEFAGAQAFNSVDTLLAPFVRADKLSYDEVKQFIQQMVFAMNVPSRWGSQPPFINFTLDWTVPDDLKNEPAIVGGKEIGVYGDYQKEMNMVNKAFLETMLEGDANGRIFSFPIPTYNITKEFDWEGENVDLLMEATAKYGLPYFQNFISSSLNPGDVRSMCCRLQLDLRELKNRGGGLFGSADKTGSIGVVTINLPRIGYISKTKEEYFENLKSMMDLAKTSLEIKRYVVEENLSKNLMHYTKVYLGHFNNHFSTIGIIGMHESLLNFMGRGIETTEGKEFAIEVLNYMRSVLKDYQEETGNLYNLEATPAEGASYRLAKKDKQLYPDIITSGDNEPYYTNSTFLPVGITEDPFEVLEHQAPLQTLYTSGTVLHIFLQEKPQASTLKTFIKKAFSQYPVPYMTITPTFSICETHGYIAGEHFECPICGKPTEVYSRVVGYYRPVKSWNKGKQQEFKERLEYNV; encoded by the coding sequence ATGGATTTAGATTCTATCAAAGACAGTTTGTTGTTGAAACCCGTAACTATAAAGAAACGTCCTGAAGGGGATTCAAGAAAAGAATATTTAATTAAAGAACAGAAAAAACGCAGCTTAGAGAATTATTCAAATGCAGAAAAAATGAGTTTTGACGTAGAGAAAACGATAAATGAATACATTAAAAAGGAAGATTGGAGAACCAACGAAAATTCAAACACTACTTATTCCTATCCGGGTTTGTACTTACACTTAGCAGGGAGTGCTTTGGCAAATTATGTGTTAAATGAAATATACCCTTCAGAAATATCACAGGCTCATTCATCCGGTGCTTTACATATTCATGACTTATCCCATGGTATAGTCGCTTACTGTGCAGGATGGTCACTCATGGATCTAATAAAGAAAGGTTTTGGGGGTGTGGAAGGGAAAATTAATGCCAAACCTGCCAAACATCTATCTGCCTTGACTGGACAAATGGTGAATTTTTTGGGTGTTATGCAAATGGAATTTGCAGGCGCTCAGGCTTTTAACTCCGTAGACACTTTACTTGCACCCTTTGTGAGGGCAGATAAATTAAGTTATGACGAGGTGAAGCAGTTCATTCAACAAATGGTCTTCGCAATGAACGTACCTTCTAGATGGGGATCACAACCACCTTTTATAAATTTCACGCTTGATTGGACAGTTCCTGATGATCTAAAAAATGAACCTGCAATTGTTGGCGGAAAGGAAATTGGAGTATATGGAGATTATCAAAAAGAGATGAATATGGTGAACAAAGCCTTCTTGGAAACTATGCTTGAAGGAGATGCAAATGGCAGAATTTTTTCTTTCCCCATCCCAACTTACAATATTACCAAAGAGTTCGATTGGGAAGGTGAAAATGTTGATTTATTGATGGAAGCTACAGCCAAATATGGGTTACCCTACTTCCAAAACTTCATCTCAAGTTCATTAAATCCGGGCGATGTAAGAAGTATGTGCTGCAGGTTACAACTCGATCTAAGGGAATTAAAAAATAGAGGTGGAGGACTTTTCGGCTCAGCAGATAAAACAGGTTCCATAGGTGTAGTAACAATCAATCTTCCTCGAATAGGGTATATTTCTAAAACCAAAGAAGAATATTTTGAAAACTTAAAATCGATGATGGATTTAGCGAAAACTTCTTTAGAAATAAAAAGATACGTGGTAGAAGAAAATCTTTCCAAAAATCTTATGCATTATACAAAAGTTTATTTGGGACATTTCAACAACCATTTTTCAACCATAGGAATAATAGGAATGCATGAATCACTTTTAAATTTCATGGGAAGAGGTATTGAAACCACTGAAGGAAAAGAATTTGCAATAGAAGTTTTGAATTATATGAGATCGGTTTTGAAAGATTATCAAGAAGAAACTGGAAACCTATACAATCTAGAGGCGACACCTGCAGAGGGAGCATCTTATCGGTTAGCGAAAAAAGACAAGCAACTTTATCCTGACATAATAACTTCAGGTGATAATGAACCGTACTACACAAACTCGACATTTTTACCAGTCGGAATCACCGAAGACCCATTTGAAGTACTTGAACATCAAGCACCTTTGCAAACTTTATACACATCCGGTACAGTATTACATATCTTTTTGCAGGAAAAACCCCAAGCAAGTACTTTAAAAACTTTTATTAAAAAAGCTTTTAGTCAATATCCTGTTCCATATATGACCATAACGCCAACTTTTTCCATTTGCGAAACCCATGGTTACATTGCAGGAGAACATTTTGAATGTCCCATTTGTGGCAAACCTACCGAAGTTTATTCAAGGGTTGTTGGATATTACAGGCCTGTGAAAAGTTGGAATAAAGGAAAACAGCAAGAATTCAAAGAAAGATTGGAGTATAACGTATGA
- a CDS encoding bifunctional aspartate carbamoyltransferase catalytic subunit/aspartate carbamoyltransferase regulatory subunit — protein sequence MKNDFLGRSLTVMNDLTVEEQLFLYNQTKRLKAKWANKEDLTEFQIKNQTGIYIVFLEPSTRTKESFVNASKFHKNAKINIFESEHSSFNKKESYIDTFNMLTGYSDYSIFIIRSKLEGTCKLLDEKVSEFASRHNLPHPSFINAGDGKHEHPTQEILDEFTFLEQMDFSNEYIHIALIGDLLHGRTVHSKVEGLKIFKNVEVDLIAPEELQMPKHYISKMRQKGYNVRIFCSIEEYLKQGKKANIWYFTRLQLERMGEDILEKEHILRKSVTFTKEFLPLISENVKFYHPLPRHKTYPTIPTFLDPLPLNGWEKQAINGYWTRIILLSMFGGALTAPFDTSIKGVEINEEDFIIPAPIKDGKKGLLSEGKRGIKPIENGTVIDHIAKGQNPEKIYETIMKIRKILKFYNIDSADGIFRSADGRLKGYISLPDVHLSKKDIKKLSAISPNTTVNIIEGGRVKEKYRISLPPIIYGFEELRCKNENCITNPQNNENVQVSFIRNEENQLICEYCETPHTFEEIWGL from the coding sequence ATGAAAAATGATTTTTTAGGGAGAAGTTTAACGGTTATGAATGATTTAACGGTTGAAGAGCAGTTATTTCTTTACAACCAAACAAAAAGGCTAAAAGCAAAATGGGCAAATAAAGAAGATCTTACTGAGTTTCAAATAAAAAACCAAACAGGCATTTACATAGTATTCCTCGAACCAAGTACCAGAACCAAAGAATCCTTCGTTAATGCTTCTAAATTCCACAAAAACGCTAAAATCAACATCTTCGAATCCGAACACTCCTCATTTAATAAGAAAGAAAGTTATATAGATACCTTCAACATGTTAACTGGCTATTCAGATTATTCTATATTCATTATCAGATCAAAATTGGAAGGTACTTGTAAGTTACTAGACGAAAAGGTATCAGAATTTGCTTCAAGGCATAACCTACCACATCCTTCCTTTATAAACGCGGGAGATGGTAAACACGAGCATCCTACTCAAGAGATTTTAGATGAATTCACATTTTTAGAACAAATGGATTTCAGCAACGAGTATATTCATATAGCTCTTATTGGTGATCTTCTTCATGGAAGAACGGTCCATTCAAAAGTGGAAGGTTTAAAAATATTTAAAAATGTTGAGGTTGATTTGATAGCGCCGGAAGAATTACAGATGCCAAAACACTATATTAGCAAAATGAGGCAAAAAGGGTACAATGTTAGAATCTTCTGTTCCATAGAAGAGTACCTAAAACAGGGTAAAAAAGCCAATATTTGGTATTTCACCAGGCTTCAATTAGAACGAATGGGGGAAGATATTCTGGAAAAAGAACATATTTTGAGAAAAAGTGTGACTTTTACAAAAGAATTTCTCCCCCTTATTTCCGAAAACGTAAAATTTTATCACCCTCTCCCTCGTCACAAAACTTACCCCACTATTCCAACCTTCTTGGACCCCTTACCGCTTAACGGCTGGGAAAAACAGGCAATAAACGGATATTGGACAAGGATAATCTTACTTTCTATGTTTGGTGGAGCTCTAACCGCCCCCTTTGATACCTCAATTAAAGGTGTTGAAATTAATGAAGAGGATTTCATTATCCCCGCACCGATAAAAGATGGTAAAAAAGGGTTGTTAAGTGAAGGAAAAAGAGGGATCAAGCCGATTGAAAATGGAACGGTAATTGATCACATAGCCAAAGGACAAAACCCAGAAAAGATATACGAGACGATCATGAAAATAAGGAAGATTTTAAAGTTTTATAATATTGATAGTGCAGACGGAATATTTAGATCAGCAGACGGTAGATTAAAGGGCTACATTAGTTTGCCTGACGTTCATCTATCAAAGAAAGATATAAAAAAGCTTTCAGCTATATCTCCAAATACAACTGTAAATATTATTGAAGGTGGAAGAGTCAAAGAAAAATACAGAATTTCTTTACCGCCTATTATATACGGTTTCGAAGAGTTAAGGTGTAAAAACGAAAACTGTATAACCAACCCTCAAAACAACGAAAACGTACAGGTTTCTTTCATTAGAAACGAAGAGAATCAGTTAATATGTGAATATTGTGAAACCCCTCATACCTTTGAAGAAATATGGGGTCTTTAA
- the rnr gene encoding ribonuclease R → MNEDNLENLILEIIDKKPMMQKELYENLNAFQKSEKTKIRRILKKLLNEGKIIKDSQNRYRKLDENMAVGTIEFTKSGNMAFVQCPDGSEIAVKVENSGISLHKDLVLVEIIGKWRDLKEGRVVRILKRGLKYVVGEFVRKGIFGFVIPIDGKINTDFYVAPEGVGKAKNGQIVKAKITKYQSPTKNPEVEIVDVLGDKDDPSIDLPIVIFKHDLPEPGYFPPKVVQEAKELPNKLSENEIKGRKDFRKETIFTIDGDTAKDFDDAVGIKKLDSGNYLLGVHIADVSHYVKNNSALDREAYKRGTSVYLIDTVIPMLPFELSNWICSLVEGEDRLTMSLLMEIDPYGNLVNSKIYNGVIRSIKRLTYNKVNELLSDNCSEEVKKEIGFLKPELEMMKELMEILAAKRKERGSIIDIESNEVYFEFDEKGYVKDIIPVERGISEKMIEEFMVLANETVASYFDVQGLPFIYRIHENPDPDVLLQLRNYLDMLGINVKFPQNIHPKVLQEILEKTKNHPLSKNIQMMLVRSMKRALYSEENVGHFGLASSSYTHFTSPIRRYPDLVVHRLLKEFIKYKGTLSKKEIKKYSEMLPEIAKNSSEMERVADQAEWDLIDMKKVEYISRHIGEVFWVYITGVTRFGLFVEIPQKMISGLIHISELSDDYYIYDERDNTLKGERTGNVYRIGDKLQAKVVRADKIGTEVDFIPYTEDDFEKLKKEHPHSKIKVNKKNKKKKKKS, encoded by the coding sequence ATGAATGAAGACAACTTAGAAAATCTAATATTGGAAATAATAGATAAAAAGCCTATGATGCAAAAAGAACTCTACGAAAATCTAAATGCATTTCAAAAATCGGAAAAGACTAAAATCAGAAGAATACTAAAAAAACTCCTAAATGAAGGAAAAATAATTAAAGATTCACAAAACAGATACAGAAAATTAGATGAAAACATGGCTGTTGGAACCATCGAATTCACCAAAAGTGGAAATATGGCTTTTGTACAATGCCCAGATGGAAGCGAAATTGCTGTGAAGGTTGAAAATTCTGGAATCAGTTTGCATAAAGATTTAGTTTTAGTTGAAATAATAGGTAAATGGCGTGATTTAAAAGAAGGTAGGGTAGTTAGAATATTAAAAAGAGGGTTAAAATATGTGGTAGGTGAGTTCGTAAGAAAAGGGATCTTTGGATTCGTTATACCCATTGATGGAAAAATAAATACGGATTTTTACGTAGCTCCGGAAGGTGTAGGAAAAGCTAAAAACGGACAAATAGTGAAGGCAAAAATAACAAAGTACCAATCTCCCACAAAAAATCCAGAGGTCGAGATAGTAGATGTCCTTGGTGACAAAGATGACCCTTCCATAGATTTGCCTATAGTGATCTTCAAGCATGATTTACCTGAGCCAGGTTACTTCCCTCCAAAAGTGGTACAAGAGGCTAAAGAACTTCCAAATAAACTTTCTGAAAATGAAATTAAGGGAAGAAAAGATTTTAGAAAAGAAACTATATTTACTATCGATGGTGATACGGCAAAAGATTTTGATGATGCCGTTGGTATAAAAAAGTTAGATAGCGGTAATTATTTACTCGGGGTACACATAGCAGATGTATCTCATTATGTAAAAAATAACAGTGCTCTTGATAGAGAGGCATACAAACGAGGTACAAGCGTTTATCTAATCGACACCGTCATTCCAATGCTTCCATTTGAGTTATCCAACTGGATATGTTCTTTGGTTGAAGGTGAAGATAGATTGACAATGTCCCTACTGATGGAAATTGACCCTTATGGAAACTTGGTAAACTCAAAAATATACAACGGAGTAATAAGAAGTATCAAGAGATTGACCTATAACAAAGTTAACGAACTCCTATCCGACAATTGTAGCGAAGAAGTAAAAAAAGAGATAGGCTTTTTAAAGCCAGAGCTTGAGATGATGAAAGAACTGATGGAAATACTTGCTGCAAAAAGAAAAGAAAGAGGTTCGATAATTGATATAGAAAGCAACGAAGTATACTTTGAATTCGATGAAAAGGGATATGTAAAAGATATCATCCCTGTGGAAAGAGGAATATCAGAAAAAATGATTGAAGAGTTCATGGTCCTGGCCAACGAAACAGTTGCTTCATACTTTGATGTTCAAGGCTTACCTTTTATATATAGAATCCACGAAAATCCGGATCCTGATGTATTGCTTCAGTTACGAAATTATCTGGACATGTTGGGAATAAATGTAAAATTTCCTCAAAATATTCATCCGAAGGTCCTACAGGAAATATTGGAAAAAACAAAGAACCATCCTTTAAGTAAAAATATTCAGATGATGCTTGTTAGATCTATGAAAAGGGCGTTGTACTCCGAGGAAAACGTAGGGCATTTTGGTCTTGCTTCATCATCCTATACACATTTCACATCACCAATAAGAAGATATCCTGACTTAGTGGTTCATAGATTGTTGAAAGAGTTCATCAAATATAAAGGAACCCTTTCAAAAAAAGAAATAAAGAAGTATTCCGAAATGCTTCCTGAAATAGCTAAAAATTCTTCTGAAATGGAAAGAGTCGCAGACCAAGCCGAGTGGGATCTAATAGATATGAAAAAAGTTGAATACATTTCAAGACATATAGGAGAAGTCTTTTGGGTGTACATAACAGGCGTCACAAGGTTTGGCTTATTCGTAGAAATCCCCCAAAAGATGATAAGTGGATTGATACATATATCAGAGTTGAGCGATGATTATTATATCTACGATGAACGTGACAATACGTTGAAAGGTGAAAGAACCGGCAACGTTTATAGGATCGGAGACAAGTTACAAGCCAAAGTGGTAAGAGCGGATAAAATCGGAACTGAAGTAGATTTTATCCCGTATACGGAAGATGATTTTGAAAAATTGAAAAAGGAACATCCTCATTCCAAAATAAAAGTTAACAAAAAAAATAAGAAAAAAAAGAAAAAATCGTAA
- a CDS encoding sulfotransferase: protein MDNVFDKHCVFITSTGRTGTRFLAKSLSKMVEDCYAVHEPANVFIKDLKKWRDDIKRFGFYQMTVGQFLPSKSMCKLSTYRRRRKITDEKAKEYIKGLRKQILEETKESLYVESSNHLHGVIDLLGEVFPNSKVVFIIRDPRTWIRSAISSPVYLLYSKVDFSFLGMSMRASHFKDDPYSLKWKSMSKFEKFAWYYNKLNTLVLESMKNKNNFKLYRYEDLFIGEKKEENFIDLLEFSTKFDDGFSRKYTFDPSFLKKKINSASDKYKIPHWKSWNKKKAQILQKHCGELMDKFGYGKEPEWLEKLNSDYKEEYA, encoded by the coding sequence GTGGATAATGTTTTTGATAAACATTGTGTATTTATCACTTCAACCGGAAGAACAGGTACGAGATTCCTTGCAAAAAGTTTATCAAAAATGGTTGAAGATTGTTATGCGGTCCATGAACCTGCGAATGTGTTTATTAAAGATCTAAAAAAATGGAGAGATGATATAAAAAGGTTCGGCTTTTATCAAATGACCGTAGGGCAGTTTTTGCCTTCTAAATCTATGTGCAAGTTGAGCACTTATAGGAGAAGAAGAAAAATAACCGATGAAAAGGCTAAAGAGTATATAAAAGGTTTGAGAAAACAGATTTTGGAGGAAACAAAAGAAAGCTTGTACGTCGAATCAAGTAACCATCTTCACGGAGTTATTGATCTGTTGGGAGAGGTCTTTCCTAATAGTAAAGTCGTGTTTATTATAAGGGATCCAAGAACATGGATCCGTTCAGCCATAAGTTCCCCTGTTTATTTGCTATATAGTAAAGTCGATTTTTCTTTTTTGGGAATGAGTATGAGGGCTTCCCATTTCAAAGACGATCCATACTCGCTGAAGTGGAAAAGTATGAGCAAATTTGAAAAATTTGCTTGGTATTATAATAAACTGAATACCTTGGTATTGGAATCTATGAAAAATAAAAATAATTTCAAATTATATCGCTACGAAGATTTGTTCATCGGTGAGAAAAAAGAAGAAAATTTTATAGATCTATTAGAATTTTCCACGAAGTTTGATGATGGATTCAGTAGAAAGTATACTTTTGACCCTTCTTTCCTAAAGAAGAAAATAAACTCTGCGTCGGACAAGTATAAGATACCACATTGGAAAAGTTGGAATAAAAAGAAAGCGCAGATACTTCAAAAACATTGTGGGGAGTTAATGGATAAGTTTGGTTATGGGAAGGAACCTGAGTGGTTAGAAAAATTGAATTCGGATTATAAAGAAGAGTACGCATAA
- a CDS encoding HAD family hydrolase: MRNLVFDLGNVLFKFGPDEILDGLFKDPLIKRKLKEAVFKTSIWKELDRGTLSFEEAKKIFIEKNPDLKEEIDILLQEWKNYLHPITENIEILPELKENNKLFILSNFHEEAFNYIRRKYSFFDIFDGMIISYKEKLLKPEKEIYQLLLNRYNLNPEDTFFVDDIVENIMAAEELGIKGILYTDPESLREMLKRIDAL, encoded by the coding sequence TTGAGAAATCTCGTTTTTGATTTGGGAAATGTCCTTTTTAAATTCGGTCCGGATGAGATTTTAGATGGTCTATTCAAAGATCCGCTTATAAAAAGGAAGTTAAAAGAGGCTGTTTTTAAAACAAGTATATGGAAAGAATTGGATAGGGGGACCTTGTCTTTTGAGGAAGCCAAAAAGATTTTCATCGAGAAAAATCCTGATTTAAAAGAAGAAATAGATATATTGCTTCAAGAATGGAAGAATTATCTTCATCCAATAACCGAAAACATAGAAATTCTGCCTGAATTGAAAGAAAACAACAAACTTTTCATATTGTCTAATTTTCATGAAGAAGCCTTCAATTATATAAGAAGAAAATACTCGTTTTTCGATATCTTTGATGGAATGATTATTTCGTACAAGGAGAAACTATTGAAACCCGAAAAGGAAATTTATCAACTTTTGCTTAATAGGTATAATTTGAACCCAGAAGATACCTTTTTTGTGGACGATATTGTTGAGAATATAATGGCTGCCGAAGAATTAGGAATTAAAGGTATATTATATACGGATCCTGAATCCTTGAGAGAAATGTTAAAAAGAATAGATGCCCTATAA
- a CDS encoding alanine/ornithine racemase family PLP-dependent enzyme has translation MYPKVYAYLERIQENARFLKSLCTDSGVEIIAVTKVVCGEPTIAHALKECGIEILGDSRIQNIKKMRNSGIKGPFMLLRIPMISELDDVANHVDYTLISDLEISKKLGSVSSKFNKKSKVIYMVDVGDLREGVWFEKAVSEVSNAIDIEGIEIVGIGTNLGCFGGVIPDETNMQRLVKIKEEIQRETGRTLDIISGGNTAALPLIEKGSLPKGINQYRLGESIICGMDATNNRNVPGTRQDTIILEAEIVELKEKPSVPYGNIGYDAFGRKPKFEDKGNRIKGILAVGEQDINPTSMYPLDDDIEILHASSDHTIVDLTESKVRYKVGDKIRFRLGYSSVLRAFTSSYVEKVIL, from the coding sequence TTGTATCCAAAGGTTTACGCTTACTTAGAAAGGATTCAAGAAAATGCAAGATTTTTAAAATCATTGTGTACTGATTCGGGTGTAGAAATAATAGCTGTCACTAAAGTAGTTTGTGGTGAACCTACAATAGCTCATGCACTTAAAGAATGTGGAATTGAAATACTGGGTGATTCAAGGATTCAAAACATAAAGAAAATGAGGAATTCTGGTATAAAAGGACCTTTTATGTTACTTCGCATACCCATGATCTCTGAACTTGATGATGTGGCAAATCATGTTGATTATACTTTAATAAGTGACTTAGAGATAAGTAAGAAATTGGGGAGTGTTTCTTCTAAGTTCAATAAGAAATCTAAAGTCATCTATATGGTTGACGTGGGTGATCTGAGAGAAGGAGTTTGGTTTGAAAAAGCTGTTTCTGAGGTTTCAAATGCCATTGATATAGAAGGAATAGAGATTGTTGGAATAGGCACAAACTTAGGATGTTTTGGTGGAGTAATCCCTGATGAAACTAATATGCAAAGGCTCGTAAAAATAAAGGAAGAAATCCAAAGAGAAACTGGAAGAACTCTAGATATAATCTCCGGGGGAAATACCGCTGCCTTACCTTTAATTGAAAAAGGAAGTTTACCAAAGGGTATAAACCAATATAGACTAGGCGAATCGATCATCTGTGGAATGGACGCAACTAACAACCGCAACGTTCCAGGGACAAGGCAGGATACGATAATCTTGGAAGCAGAAATTGTGGAATTAAAAGAAAAACCTTCCGTCCCCTACGGCAACATTGGTTATGATGCATTTGGTCGTAAACCAAAATTTGAAGACAAAGGTAATAGAATAAAAGGCATTTTAGCTGTGGGAGAACAAGATATTAATCCTACAAGTATGTATCCGTTGGATGACGATATTGAAATACTCCATGCAAGTAGTGATCATACGATCGTAGACTTAACTGAATCTAAAGTGAGGTATAAAGTAGGAGATAAGATAAGATTTAGGTTAGGTTACTCCTCCGTTCTGAGAGCCTTTACAAGTTCTTATGTTGAAAAGGTGATACTTTAA
- the murB gene encoding UDP-N-acetylmuramate dehydrogenase, with protein sequence MISEDLKLSLYADGCDIRQNEFLKYYTSFRIGGPVPYILFPKTLNAFVNALSELLKRNIPFRIIGQGTNLFVSDAPLNFVVLSTKYLNKMNFEEKNNMDLIVEAQSGMSLSALSFLLSEDGYSGLEFACGIPGSVGGGVYMNAGAYGGEMKDVVLETTVLDLKDGKIKTLNKCDLEFGYRTSILQKDSFVLLSTKFLLKKDDLKRIKSKLIDFSTRRWEKQPIDLPSAGSIFKRPKPDFFVGTTIENLGLKGFSIGEAQISTKHAGFIINKGNATFNDVISLIEYVKRIVKDKYNVELQVEPEIWE encoded by the coding sequence ATGATTTCAGAAGATCTTAAACTTAGTTTGTACGCAGATGGATGCGATATTAGACAAAATGAATTTCTCAAATATTATACGAGTTTTAGAATAGGTGGACCTGTTCCATATATCTTGTTTCCAAAAACTTTAAATGCTTTTGTGAATGCTTTATCAGAATTACTTAAAAGGAACATTCCTTTCAGAATCATAGGTCAAGGAACCAACCTCTTCGTAAGTGATGCACCATTAAATTTTGTAGTACTTTCCACAAAATACTTAAATAAAATGAATTTTGAAGAAAAAAATAATATGGATTTGATTGTAGAAGCACAGAGCGGGATGTCTTTATCTGCTCTTTCTTTTTTGCTATCAGAAGATGGATACTCTGGACTTGAATTTGCTTGCGGTATTCCAGGAAGTGTAGGTGGAGGTGTTTACATGAACGCGGGAGCCTACGGCGGTGAGATGAAGGATGTGGTTTTGGAAACAACGGTACTCGATTTAAAGGATGGAAAAATCAAGACTTTAAATAAATGTGATTTAGAGTTTGGTTATAGAACAAGTATTCTCCAGAAAGATTCTTTCGTCCTTCTATCCACTAAATTTTTACTAAAAAAAGATGATCTTAAAAGGATCAAAAGTAAATTGATAGATTTTTCAACCCGCAGATGGGAGAAACAACCAATTGATTTACCATCTGCGGGGAGTATATTCAAACGACCGAAACCAGATTTTTTTGTGGGTACTACGATAGAGAATTTAGGATTGAAAGGCTTTTCGATAGGCGAAGCTCAAATATCAACAAAACATGCAGGTTTCATAATAAACAAAGGTAACGCTACTTTCAATGATGTGATTTCATTAATTGAGTATGTAAAACGCATTGTAAAAGACAAATACAATGTTGAGCTACAGGTTGAACCAGAGATTTGGGAATGA
- the dnaB gene encoding replicative DNA helicase, whose amino-acid sequence MELTSFTPPNSKEAEESVIGSIFLDPSILPDVIEEVRWEDFYYENNKIIFKVMEELFDKGEPVDTVSVIEKLRESNLLQKIGGEDTIIYLAQVVPTTANVMYYTQIVKEKALLRALINASSEIVDAVRNIGDAQEVLEYAEKRIFSIAEARATRTYDLLSNVMHDVFEQIEELKNRAQKGEGDLVTGVSTGFKALDRMTSGFHRSELIIIAARPSMGKTSFAANIATNMALQANVAVAIFSLEMSKEQLANRILCSEAKVDLHKVRTGQISDEEWEKLVQKAGELSKSRLIFDDEPDLTPRMLRAKARRMKREYGIEVIFIDYLQLMTSRSKGYESRQQEITDISRSLKLLARELNITVVALSQLSRAVEQREDKRPRLSDLRESGAIEQDADVVMFLYRDSYYKRKKDEPGKDSLNDEHEAELIVGKQRNGPVGTIKLTFNPKLATFYTSDRGYQ is encoded by the coding sequence ATGGAACTTACTTCTTTTACCCCTCCTAATAGTAAAGAAGCTGAAGAGTCGGTCATAGGCAGCATTTTTTTAGACCCTTCCATACTTCCTGACGTGATCGAAGAGGTAAGATGGGAAGACTTCTACTACGAAAACAATAAGATAATATTTAAAGTTATGGAAGAACTTTTTGACAAAGGGGAACCTGTTGATACTGTATCGGTGATTGAAAAACTTAGAGAATCCAATCTTTTACAGAAAATCGGTGGAGAAGATACAATAATTTATTTAGCTCAGGTTGTCCCAACAACGGCTAATGTGATGTATTACACCCAAATTGTAAAAGAGAAAGCCCTTTTAAGAGCTTTAATAAACGCATCTTCGGAGATAGTTGATGCCGTAAGAAATATTGGAGATGCTCAAGAAGTTTTAGAATATGCAGAAAAGAGAATATTTTCCATAGCCGAAGCCCGCGCAACCAGAACATATGATCTTTTATCCAACGTAATGCATGATGTTTTTGAACAGATAGAAGAATTGAAGAACAGAGCTCAAAAAGGCGAGGGAGATCTCGTTACGGGGGTTTCTACTGGATTCAAAGCTTTAGACAGGATGACTTCAGGATTTCATAGATCTGAGTTAATTATCATCGCCGCTAGACCATCCATGGGTAAAACGTCTTTTGCCGCAAATATTGCAACTAACATGGCTTTACAGGCAAATGTTGCCGTGGCAATCTTTAGTTTGGAAATGTCGAAAGAACAGTTAGCTAACAGAATTTTATGTTCTGAGGCAAAGGTTGATTTACACAAGGTTAGAACTGGACAAATTTCTGATGAAGAGTGGGAAAAATTAGTACAAAAAGCAGGAGAATTATCGAAATCAAGACTTATCTTTGACGACGAACCAGATCTAACTCCCAGAATGCTGAGGGCAAAAGCAAGGAGAATGAAAAGAGAATATGGTATAGAAGTAATTTTTATCGATTACTTACAATTGATGACTTCTAGATCTAAAGGTTATGAGAGCAGGCAACAAGAAATAACAGATATATCAAGATCCCTGAAATTGCTCGCTAGAGAGTTAAATATCACTGTCGTTGCTTTGTCTCAACTTTCCCGTGCAGTTGAGCAAAGAGAAGATAAAAGACCTCGTTTAAGTGATCTCAGAGAATCAGGGGCAATTGAACAGGATGCGGATGTCGTTATGTTTTTGTATAGAGATTCATATTACAAAAGAAAAAAAGATGAGCCCGGTAAAGATTCTTTAAATGATGAACATGAAGCAGAACTTATTGTAGGTAAGCAAAGAAACGGACCGGTTGGAACCATAAAACTAACTTTCAATCCTAAACTTGCAACTTTTTACACCTCTGATAGAGGATATCAGTAA